The window AGAACAGATATGCCCAATTAAAAAAGGTAATGATGCAGGCATTTGACCCGCCTGTACTTAACGACACGCTCTCCGATGCAGCCTTTGAACAGCGACTTGCGCAAGAATCCCTGCCGGACGCTCTGATTCAATCCTACCTGGAGTTGAAGGAAGAGATGGAATACTTGCAGTCCCGCGTCGGGGCGGTCTCCAGGATCGTGTTCAGCGAGACAGCCTCGAAAATCAGACTGCCGAAGCGGCTGGAAGGGAGGGACCATGAGTTCGTCCAAGAGGTATGATTTTGAAGGCCTCTGGTTCAGTACCTACCTGGAGGTCCGGAAGTTGAACAAGAACCTCCAGGAAGAGGGATTGGACGAAAGCCAGCTCCGGGAGATCACCACCTCTATCTTCATCGCGAAGACCCAGCGGGGCGTGGTCCGACCACAGCACCTGAGCGAGTTCCAGGAATCGGTGTTGAAACTCATAGAGCCAGTGAAAGCGAGGGAGCAGCAGGCTGTGATCTACAAATCGCTCAAGGCAATGCTGGAAGATAAACAACCACAAAATCAAGGAAACGGAGCGCAGTAATGATGCCCATATATGAATATCGATGCCCCCATGACCATCTCTTTGAAAAGTTGGTCGATAGAACCGATCCAAACCCCGTTTGCCCAGAATGTGGCTGTCCAGGCCAGCGCCTGTTCAGCCCGCCGGCGTTCCGGTTCAAGGGAAGCGGGTTTCATTCCACTGACTATACACGACACGGTCCAAAAGACAGAAAGGAGAGATAACACATGACTGACTTCCCCAAGAAATATCAATGGCCGGCATCCAAACTCAGCCGGGAGGATATGCAAATGCTCGTTCGGGAGCGGAAAAAGACTGGCAAGCCAATCACCGTGCTCATCCGAGACGCAGTCCACTCACTGTATGGAGACCAGCCATGAGTAATAACTGGGTCATTACGCCGGAGAAATACCTCTCTGAGGAGGAAGTGAAGAGTCTGGTCAAGACCTGTCGGGATGCGGCTCAACTGGCCAAGGAAAAGGGTAACTGGATTGCAGTGCGGGATTGGATGGTGATCGACCTAGCCCTGCATACCGGCCTCCGGGTGGCGGAACTTTCAAATCTGCGAGTAGGAGACCTGCATCTGGACTATGGCGAGAAGTCGCTGACTGTCCGTAACGGCAAAGGCGGGAAAGACCGGGTGGTGAAGTTCGGTTCGGAGGTGAAGCGACATATCAAAGAGTACCTGGACAGCAGACCCTCAGACAGTGAGTACGTGTTCCCATCCTCTCGGCAGGCGCGGATGTCCCGGTCGGCCATCCAGAAGATGGTGAAGAAGTGGATGGAGGACGCCGGGCTGCCCGGCCACTACAGTGTGCATTCACTGCGGCATACATACGCCACACGGCTGTATAAGGCGAGCGGGCACAACCTGCGGCTGGTCCAGAAGCAACTCGGTCACGCCAGTGTACAGACCACCCAGGTCTATGCCGATATAACGGATGCGGATGTAGAAGATGCCGTAGAAAGGTTGCATGAAGAAGGGCTCTTATGAGCTCTTCTTTTTAGGTATGGGATTGAATTAATTGAGGTGGTTAGGATGAAAGCCGTTGTTCCAGATCCTGGATTAGTGCATGGGGAGATACGTCGAGGGCGGAGGCAAGCGCAAAGAGGGTGTCAATGGTTGCCCGGCGTTCTCCGCGCTCTAACATCCCAATAAAGGTCCGGTGGAGATCGCATTCAAATGCCAGGGCTTCCTGGGACAATCCGGCATTCTGACGGTAGGTACGGAGGACCTGACCAAATACGGTTTTGATATCATTTGATGTAGCCATAACTGCCAGCAGATTACGAGAGGTGATACAGATAGTCTACATACCATAGTATGTAAAAAGGCTTTTCTTTTCCTGACTTCAGCCATAGATTATTTGTCAATCTGTATGAAACCGACCAGTGTAATCTTTTAGACAATGGAGCGACTCATGGGCAAAAAAGGCCAGAACAAGAAAGACGGGATCGACGAGGAATTCGTCAAAAAGGGTGCGAAGAATATTGATGAAGATGATGTCCAAAAGGTGTTAGACCGTGAGAAGGAGATTAGAGAAACATTCGAAAAGAAAGGCCCGTTGGCTCGATTTATTGAGGATGTCAAACTGCTTTTCTCCCTTATTGGTGATTATTGGAATGGGAATTATAAGGAGATCCCGTGGTGGGCGCTCAGCGCCATCGTCTTCACTCTATTGTATGTGATTAACCCCGTCGATCTCATCCCGGATTTTATCCCATTTGTTGGGTATGTCGATGACGCCGCCGTCGTAGGCATATGTTTGAACCTGGTGGAGAAAGAACTCCATAAATACAATGAATGGAAAATAGCTGCCGAAGGGGCTCAGAGTTCGGATTGATCGTTTGTCTGTTCTGATGGTGGTCTCTTAATATAGATTTTCGAACGTTCTCTCCTGGTGATTTTCTTTGCATTTACTGCTCATGATAGATAACCTTTAGTACATTTCAAGAGTGTTTATCTGGCATTCGGGTTGTATTCACTTAGAGATCATGAGTAGGCTCATAGGCTTTCTATGGGTCTCAAGTAGGTAACAATCTTTATAGATAATTATAGATTTTCACCTGTCAGCAAATAGTACAGGTCAATGGTGTATTTCACTCGATTCTGAAACAGGAGGCGTTATATGTCTTTCCGTTCACTGATCCTCAGTAGTATCATTGTTCTAACCATTCTTCCATTCCATTTGCAGGCTGCCAGCGATGATGGCGATATCGCATTAGCCGCCAATATTGGTGGCTACGCCTACCTTGAAGGCGAAACCGATCACAGCGGCATAATGATTGAATTCATTGCAGAATCACCAAGCGCAATTACTGATACAGCATATACAACCTCTGACGGAAGTTACACATTCTCCGTTGCCGATGGCGTCTACGAAATCAAGTTCAGCAAAGATGGCTATCTCACCTATACTTACCCCGAAACACCGACTTTGTCCGGTGATGAGACATTAAATGATGTGACGTTGCAGGCTGGGATTGTTGTAAGTGGAAATATTTGGGATGAAGTTTGGGAAGAAGGAAGTACAATTCTAGTCGAAGACGATATTTCTTTGAGTTGGGATGATACACTAATTATCGAGCCAGGGGTAAAGGTGAAATTTAATGGCAATTATTCATTTTGGATTGGGGGATATTTATTAGCAGTCGGCACGGAATCTGATTCAATAGTTTTTACTTCCAATTCTGAAAATCCAGCTCCAGGGGATTGGAAAAATCTAATTATTGATGGTTGGTCCACTAAGGGCAGAATATTATCATATTGCAGATTTGAATACGGTGGTAGTGAATCCTATTCAAATAATAATGGTGAAATGATTGCTATCGATAATGCTTCCATAGTTATTGAAAATTCTAATATTTCTAATTCAAATCAAGACGGTATAAACATAGCCAGTGGGGATTCCGTCTTTATTATTAATAACAAAATTTCAAATAATTATGAAGGAATTGATGGGAACAGTGATTATTTGTTAATACAAGAAAATAAAATTTATAATAATTATGTAGCGATTGACGATCCTTCAGGATTCATTATTAATAACAATATTATTTTCAATAATATACGTGGCGGTATTTATAAAACTGGGAGTTATACAGGTGAGCCTTTTAATGTTATAACGGGAAATAAGGTGTTTGGACATAATGGTTATGAAGATGTTGGAATACAGGCATATCATAGCTATATAAAGAATAATATAGTTTATAATAACTATGAGGGGATACGTTCTGGTAATCTAGTACATGGAAATAAAATTTTTTCAAATGAAGTTGGGTTAATTTATTGTCAAGAAGCAGTAAACAATACATTAGAAAATAATACTATTGGTATAAAAGGCGGATATGCTCATACCTATATAATGAACATTATTTCAAATTCGGATATAGGTATTTCAAATATGAGTTCAGATGATGTTTTCCAATATAATTTATTTGGTTCCAATCTTCAGAATTATGACCAAACATATGGAGGGTTCGGGGAAGTTATCACTACCAACCAAAACGGTGACTCCACAGACACCTACTACAACCTTTTCATGGATCCTCAGTTCGTCAGCACCGACACCGCCAGCGACAACTTCCTCCACCTGAGCAGCACCTCCCCAGCAATCGATGCTGGCCATCCTGATTCATTGGATGCAGACAGTACTATACGGGATATAGGTGCATTCTTTTTCGACCAAGGCGGTGGTGGCACGATTGATCCTCCGGTGGCAGACTTTTCCGCCGATCCTCTGGAAGGGACACAGCCGTTGTTTGTGCAGTTCCAGAACGCCTCAACCGGGCCCGTTACCGGCTTCAACTGGAACTTCGGCGACAATACCAGCTCATCCATGGCGAACCCAGTTCATGCCTACCAGGATTCCGGTGTGTACTCGGTAAGTTTGACTGTTTCAGGCCCGGGCGGCGTCGACACTGACGTCAAAACCGACTACATCACCGTCAACCCACCCCAGAATACGCCGGTGGTGAACTTCAGTGCGTCAGCCACCAGTGGCACCTCACCCTTTACCGTCGATTTCACCTCCACCGTCGAAAACGACGTAGACTCCCTCCGGTGGTATTTTGGCGACGGTGGTACATCAACAGCTGCCAATCCCTCATATACCTATTCAACTGCCGGAACCTTTACTGTGACACTCACTGCCTACGGTCCGTACGGCGAAGATACCGAAACCAAGACCGACTACATTTCCGTTTTCTCTCCGGAACAAGTATCTGCTGACTTTACCGCCCTGCCAACGGAAGGGGTGGCTCCCATGGGCGTTCAGTTTACGAATACCTCTGTCGGGACGATCGATTCGGTGCTGTGGGATTTCGGAGACGGTGCTTCGTCTACTGTGTTGAATCCCGCCCATGAATACCAGTCCGCTGGAACGTATTCGGTCACTCTTATAGTTTACGGTCAGGTGAATACCGATTCACTCACTAAAGAATCACTCATTACGGTGTACGACGCCCGGCCGGTGATCACAGAGGTAGCGGATGTTCCGAATGACCAGGGCGGGAAAGTGCTCTTGCGTTGGGAACCCAGCGGCTTTGATGGGCCAGTCGGCACTTCAGTGAACCAATACTCCCTCTGGCAGCGCTACGAGGATGAATGGGTCAGCATCAATAATACTCTGGCGACACAATCCAGCACCTACACCTATCTGGCGAATACCTTCGGCGATTCCACTACGGCAGGCATCCACTGGTCGAAGTTCAAGATCATCGCCCATACGTCGACACCGTCCACCTATTATACCAGTCCGGTGGACAGCGGCTATTCGGTAGATAACGTCCCGCCGGCAGCGCCCGGCCAACTGCTGGCCTCGCTCAACGGCGAGAACGTCGACCTCCAGTGGGGATCAAGCAACGAGTCTAACTTTATGTACTACAAGGTGCAGCGGAACTGGGTCACGGTGCAAGAACAAACCGCCTCGGAATACACCGATGCGCCGACCAGTTTTGACACGCCGCTCTATTATACCGTCAACTCAGTGGATGACGCCGGCAATGAGAGCCCGCCCACCAACGAAGTCCTGATCGATAACACCAATCTGGACTGGTTTGTGAATATCCGGGCAGAGACTATGGACGGTGTCAACGACAACGATAACTTTCTTGGAACTGCTTCGGATGCCACCAATGCGCATGATTCCAACTATGATATCGTGGAACCGCCGTCCCCACCGGATACGTATCTGTCCCTCGCCTTCCCGCATCCGGAATGGAATTATTCACTCGGCGATGATTTCACCCAGGATGTCAAACCGACCGTCAGCCTGAGCGATACGCACCAGATCTGGGCCTTCGACGTCACCGCCGATCACGCGGATTCGGTCACGCTGACCTTTCTGCCCAGCGACGGCTTTCCGGATGGTGCAACCATGCTACTCACCAACCAGCAGACCAGCGAGGCTTTACTAATTTCTTCCGGCGACACCTGCACGTTTGACCTGGACGCGAATACCACCAAGAGTTTTACCGTCCGGATCGGGAATAACGTCCCGAAAGCCCCTACGGACTTTACTATCAATGCTCCGGCAACTACCGGCTTCGGCTCCTTATCCTGGACAGATAATGCAATCATTGAAGGGGGATTTCTGGTTTACGGCTCCAGTGATGGAAGCACATATTCCATCCTGGATTCGCTGACTGCCAACGCGACGACATATACTGGCGATACGCTGCAATCATTGGAACCGAATACCCGATACTGGTTTGGCGTGCAGGCGTATAATGTGGTGGACGCCAGCGCCATGCAGTATGACAGTCTCTACACGCTGGCTCTCACGCCTGATGCTCCGATCATCGTAGATTCGACGCTGACCACCTTAGACATCACCCTGGCTACCGACGACAATCCGGATTCCACGGAATACGCCATAGCCATCGGTGAAGCATCCGGTGGACCTATGGACTATCTCAATCCGGATGGCACATTAAACGGTGAGAATCCCGCCTGGGCGACGGCTATCGTGTGGGATACCGTTACCGCCGTGGATCTAACCCCCGTCACGACATATAACGTCCAGACACTCACCCGCAACGGGGACTTGGTGGAGACCGATTTGAGTCAGACGGCTACCGGCATCACCGGTGCATATCCGACCATAACATTGCATGCCCCTTCCGGTCCGGAAATCGTGCTTGATGAAAGTCTGTACTCAATGGACTGGACGATAACCAACAAAGCCTTCGTTGAGACGTTATTCATTGACTATTCTGGTGACAACGGGGGGACTTACTATCCGTCAGATACAACTACGACATTCGATAACTACTCATGGCGAGTTGCGAGTGAGATTTTGAATTATAATGCCAGAGTCCGGGTTCGGATTAAGGATGAAGCCGGGAATATCCACTCGGATGAATCTCCGAATCCCTTTGTCATTGTCGCAAATACCCTTTCTACAGATGTGCAGACAGGCTGGACGCTCTG is drawn from Candidatus Neomarinimicrobiota bacterium and contains these coding sequences:
- a CDS encoding helix-turn-helix domain-containing protein, which encodes MATSNDIKTVFGQVLRTYRQNAGLSQEALAFECDLHRTFIGMLERGERRATIDTLFALASALDVSPHALIQDLEQRLSS
- a CDS encoding DUF1232 domain-containing protein, with protein sequence MGKKGQNKKDGIDEEFVKKGAKNIDEDDVQKVLDREKEIRETFEKKGPLARFIEDVKLLFSLIGDYWNGNYKEIPWWALSAIVFTLLYVINPVDLIPDFIPFVGYVDDAAVVGICLNLVEKELHKYNEWKIAAEGAQSSD
- a CDS encoding zinc ribbon domain-containing protein, which gives rise to MMPIYEYRCPHDHLFEKLVDRTDPNPVCPECGCPGQRLFSPPAFRFKGSGFHSTDYTRHGPKDRKER
- a CDS encoding PKD domain-containing protein, producing the protein MSFRSLILSSIIVLTILPFHLQAASDDGDIALAANIGGYAYLEGETDHSGIMIEFIAESPSAITDTAYTTSDGSYTFSVADGVYEIKFSKDGYLTYTYPETPTLSGDETLNDVTLQAGIVVSGNIWDEVWEEGSTILVEDDISLSWDDTLIIEPGVKVKFNGNYSFWIGGYLLAVGTESDSIVFTSNSENPAPGDWKNLIIDGWSTKGRILSYCRFEYGGSESYSNNNGEMIAIDNASIVIENSNISNSNQDGINIASGDSVFIINNKISNNYEGIDGNSDYLLIQENKIYNNYVAIDDPSGFIINNNIIFNNIRGGIYKTGSYTGEPFNVITGNKVFGHNGYEDVGIQAYHSYIKNNIVYNNYEGIRSGNLVHGNKIFSNEVGLIYCQEAVNNTLENNTIGIKGGYAHTYIMNIISNSDIGISNMSSDDVFQYNLFGSNLQNYDQTYGGFGEVITTNQNGDSTDTYYNLFMDPQFVSTDTASDNFLHLSSTSPAIDAGHPDSLDADSTIRDIGAFFFDQGGGGTIDPPVADFSADPLEGTQPLFVQFQNASTGPVTGFNWNFGDNTSSSMANPVHAYQDSGVYSVSLTVSGPGGVDTDVKTDYITVNPPQNTPVVNFSASATSGTSPFTVDFTSTVENDVDSLRWYFGDGGTSTAANPSYTYSTAGTFTVTLTAYGPYGEDTETKTDYISVFSPEQVSADFTALPTEGVAPMGVQFTNTSVGTIDSVLWDFGDGASSTVLNPAHEYQSAGTYSVTLIVYGQVNTDSLTKESLITVYDARPVITEVADVPNDQGGKVLLRWEPSGFDGPVGTSVNQYSLWQRYEDEWVSINNTLATQSSTYTYLANTFGDSTTAGIHWSKFKIIAHTSTPSTYYTSPVDSGYSVDNVPPAAPGQLLASLNGENVDLQWGSSNESNFMYYKVQRNWVTVQEQTASEYTDAPTSFDTPLYYTVNSVDDAGNESPPTNEVLIDNTNLDWFVNIRAETMDGVNDNDNFLGTASDATNAHDSNYDIVEPPSPPDTYLSLAFPHPEWNYSLGDDFTQDVKPTVSLSDTHQIWAFDVTADHADSVTLTFLPSDGFPDGATMLLTNQQTSEALLISSGDTCTFDLDANTTKSFTVRIGNNVPKAPTDFTINAPATTGFGSLSWTDNAIIEGGFLVYGSSDGSTYSILDSLTANATTYTGDTLQSLEPNTRYWFGVQAYNVVDASAMQYDSLYTLALTPDAPIIVDSTLTTLDITLATDDNPDSTEYAIAIGEASGGPMDYLNPDGTLNGENPAWATAIVWDTVTAVDLTPVTTYNVQTLTRNGDLVETDLSQTATGITGAYPTITLHAPSGPEIVLDESLYSMDWTITNKAFVETLFIDYSGDNGGTYYPSDTTTTFDNYSWRVASEILNYNARVRVRIKDEAGNIHSDESPNPFVIVANTLSTDVQTGWTLWGVPLDPTDTTMIGNLENDFSGGYWAYGYSDGGYTIENNLHFGAGYWLAVENGATVDVTGDPATTEMLIETPQGWNLVTNPLVIPMPKDSLLVSKDQSTVSFDAALDSGWVSNSFYHYNPSQGGYTLEDTLQPWGGYWTAIAASGVSLQFPVIQVTSPQQTAPEGIQQQDSLGWYVQLHVTSGEVTDDILLGAHPDATDAFGSEEDAPKPPIPPTPSYTYMDIQHPGWHPVFGDKYMIDIRSPLTEEVNKVWEVNLQNEGISEPVTLEWTTEQFPAGMELGLRITDLTVDMLSQESYTFPEDLTSTEFQVVAGQTALATGEESTLPTEFTLRQNYPNPFNPSTTIKYGLPKAADVRLVVYNVTGQRIATLVNEHKAPGWYHLEWEGTDDVGHQVSNGVYFYRIRAEEFTEVRKMIYLK
- a CDS encoding tyrosine-type recombinase/integrase encodes the protein MSNNWVITPEKYLSEEEVKSLVKTCRDAAQLAKEKGNWIAVRDWMVIDLALHTGLRVAELSNLRVGDLHLDYGEKSLTVRNGKGGKDRVVKFGSEVKRHIKEYLDSRPSDSEYVFPSSRQARMSRSAIQKMVKKWMEDAGLPGHYSVHSLRHTYATRLYKASGHNLRLVQKQLGHASVQTTQVYADITDADVEDAVERLHEEGLL